Proteins encoded together in one Apus apus isolate bApuApu2 chromosome Z, bApuApu2.pri.cur, whole genome shotgun sequence window:
- the ATP5F1A gene encoding ATP synthase subunit alpha, mitochondrial — protein sequence MLSARLAAALARSLPRRAGLISRNTLGAAFVATRNIHASKTHLQKTGTAEVSSILEERILGADTSAELEETGRVLSIGDGIARVYGLRNVQAEEMVEFSSGLKGMSLNLEPDNVGVVVFGNDRLIKEGDVVKRTGAIVDVPVGEELLGRVVDALGNPIDGKGPITSKTRRRVGLKAPGIIPRISVREPMQTGIKAVDSLVPIGRGQRELIIGDRQTGKTSIAIDTIINQKRFNDGTDEKKKLYCIYVAIGQKRSTVAQLVKRLTDADAMKYTIVVSATASDAAPLQYLAPYSGCSMGEYFRDNGKHALIIYDDLSKQAVAYRQMSLLLRRPPGREAYPGDVFYLHSRLLERAAKMNDSFGGGSLTALPVIETQAGDVSAYIPTNVISITDGQIFLETELFYKGIRPAINVGLSVSRVGSAAQTRAMKQVAGTMKLELAQYREVAAFAQFGSDLDAATQQLLNRGVRLTELLKQGQYVPMAIEEQVAVIYAGVRGHLDKLEPSKITKFESAFLAHVLSQHQALLSTIRTEGKISDQTEAKLKEIVTNFLSTFEA from the exons GCACTGCTGAGGTATCCTCTATTCTTGAGGAACGTATTTTGGGAGCTGACACCTCTGCTGAACTAGAGGAGACTGGCCGTGTGCTCTCAATTGGTGATGGTATTGCTCGTGTGTATGGCCTGAGGAATGTCCAGGCAGAAGAAATGGTTGAATTCTCTTCTGGACTGAAG GGCATGTCCTTGAATTTGGAGCCCGACAATGTTGGTGTTGTCGTGTTTGGCAATGACAGACTGATCAAGGAAGGGGATGTTGTGAAGAGGACTGGTGCCATTGTGGATGTTCCCGttggggaggagctgctgggccgCGTTGTAGATGCCCTGGGCAATCCAATTGATGGGAAG GGCCCTATTACGTCTAAGACACGTAGAAGAGTTGGCTTGAAGGCCCCTGGGATCATTCCCAGAATCTCTGTACGTGAGCCTATGCAGACTGGTATTAAGGCTGTGGACAGCTTGGTGCCAATTGGTCGTGGCCAGCGCGAGCTGATCATTGGTGACAGGCAGACTGG GAAAACTTCAATTGCAATTGACACAATCATCAACCAGAAAAGATTCAATGATGGaacagatgagaaaaagaagctgtaCTGTATCTATGTTGCCATTGGCCAGAAGAGATCTACTGTTGCTCAACTGGTGAAGAGGCTTACTGATGCAG ATGCCATGAAATACACTATTGTGGTGTCTGCTACAGCATCTGATGCTGCACCCCTTCAGTATCTGGCTCCCTATTCAGGCTGCTCCATGGGGGAATACTTCAGAGACAATGGAAAACACGCATTAATCATCTATGATGACTTATCCAAACAG GCTGTTGCCTATCGTCAGATGTCTCTGCTGCTGCGTCGTCCACCTGGTCGTGAAGCCTACCCAGGTGATGTCTTCTACCTGCACTCTCgcctgctggagagagcagccaAAATGAATGATTCCTTTGGAGGTGGCTCTCTGACCGCCTTGCCTGTCATTGAAACTCAGGCTGGTGATGTGTCTGCTTACATTCCAACCAACGTCATCTCCATCACTGATGGACAG ATTTTCTTGGAAACTGAGTTGTTCTACAAAGGTATCCGTCCAGCCATCAACGTTGGTCTGTCTGTATCCCGTGTAGGTTCTGCTGCTCAGACCAGGGCTATGAAGCAG GTGGCAGGTACCATGAAGCTGGAGTTGGCTCAGTATCGTGAAGTAGCTGCCTTTGCCCAGTTTGGCTCTGATCTGGATGCTGCCACACAACAGCTGCTGAACCGTGGTGTACGGCTGACAGAGCTGCTCAAACAAGGACAGTATG ttcCCATGGCTATTGAGGAACAGGTTGCAGTCATATATGCTGGTGTAAGAGGTCACTTGGACAAGCTGGAGCCCAGCAAAATCACTAAATTCGAGAGTGCTTTCCTAGCACATGTACTGAGCCAGCACCAGGCCCTCCTCTCCACAATCAG GACTGAAGGGAAGATCTCCGACCAGACTGAAGCTAAGTTGAAGGAAATAGTCACGAACTTCCTGTCTACTTTTGAGGCATAA